One Brassica napus cultivar Da-Ae chromosome C4, Da-Ae, whole genome shotgun sequence genomic region harbors:
- the LOC106423932 gene encoding UDP-glycosyltransferase 86A2, which yields MADVKNPNNHHKHHRLHALLIPYPFQGHVNPFVHLAIKLASQGITVTFVNTHYNHHQINSGDIFAGVRSESGLDIRYATVSDGLPLGFNRSLNHDQYQSSLLHVFSAHVEELVESLVGEGVNVMIADTFFVWPSVVARKFGLVCVSFWTEAALVFSLYYHMDLLRIHGHFGAQETRRDLIDYIPGVEAINPKDTASYLQETDISSVVHQIIFKAFEDVKKVDFVLCNTIHQFESKTIRALNSKIPFYAIGPIIPFNLKTGSSVTTSLWSESDCTQWLNAKPAGSVLYISFGSYAHVTKKDLVEIAHGISLSKVNFVWVVRPDIVSSDETNPLPEGFESEAGDRGIVIPWCCQMTVLSHPSIGGFLTHCGWNSILESIWCEVPLLCFPLLTDQVTNRKLVVDDWKIGMNLCEDRGFVGRDEVKMSIGRLMCGESREGVRGAIGRVKMSLEGALKCSGSSEENLGLFVDGLVAKVGLSNGKA from the exons ATGGCGGACGTTAAAAACCCTAACAATCACCATAAACATCATCGTCTTCATGCTCTCTTGATCCCATACCCATTCCAAGGACATGTAAACCCGTTCGTACACTTAGCCATCAAGCTCGCGTCGCAGGGGATCACCGTCACATTCGTCAACACTCATTACAACCACCACCAGATCAACTCCGGGGATATTTTCGCCGGAGTTAGATCGGAGTCTGGTCTTGACATACGTTACGCTACGGTTTCCGACGGACTTCCTCTCGGGTTTAACCGGTCTTTGAACCATGACCAGTACCAATCGTCTTTGCTGCACGTGTTCTCGGCTCACGTGGAGGAGCTCGTGGAGAGTCTTGTCGGAGAAGGTGTGAATGTAATGATCGCAGACACATTTTTTGTTTGGCCGTCGGTGGTTGCGAGgaagttcggtttggtttgcgTCTCGTTTTGGACCGAAGCTGCGTTGGTTTTTTCTCTCTATTACCATATGGATCTGCTTCGGATTCATGGTCATTTTGGTGCTCAAG AAACCCGAAGAGATCTAATCGATTACATCCCCGGGGTCGAAGCAATAAACCCGAAAGACACAGCATCATATCTCCAAGAAACCGACATCTCATCAGTGGTCCACCAAATCATCTTCAAAGCATTCGAAGACGTGAAGAAAGTCGACTTCGTCCTCTGCAACACGATCCACCAATTCGAATCCAAAACCATCCGAGCCCTAAACTCCAAAATCCCTTTCTACGCGATCGGACCGATAATCCCATTCAATCTCAAAACCGGTTCTTCGGTCACCACCAGCCTCTGGTCAGAATCCGATTGCACGCAGTGGCTCAACGCTAAACCGGCCGGTTCGGTATTATACATCTCTTTCGGCAGCTACGCGCACGTGACCAAGAAAGACCTCGTCGAGATCGCTCACGGGATCTCGTTGAGCAAAGTCAACTTCGTATGGGTGGTTCGTCCCGATATCGTCAGCTCCGACGAGACCAACCCCTTGCCGGAGGGGTTCGAATCGGAGGCCGGAGACCGCGGGATCGTGATCCCTTGGTGCTGCCAGATGACGGTTCTCTCGCATCCGAGCATCGGAGGGTTTTTGACGCACTGTGGGTGGAACTCGATCTTGGAGAGTATATGGTGTGAGGTTCCGTTGCTTTGCTTCCCGTTGTTGACGGATCAGGTTACGAATCGGAAGCTTGTGGTTGATGATTGGAAGATTGGGATGAATCTGTGCGAGGATCGGGGTTTCGTTGGGAGGGATGAGGTGAAGATGAGTATTGGCCGTTTGATGTGTGGGGAATCGAGAGAGGGAGTTAGGGGAGCGATCGGACGGGTGAAAATGAGTTTGGAAGGTGCGTTGAAATGCAGTGGATCGTCCGAGGAGAATTTGGGTTTGTTTGTTGACGGACTTGTGGCTAAGGTTGGGTTATCGAATG